The following are encoded in a window of Schistocerca nitens isolate TAMUIC-IGC-003100 chromosome 9, iqSchNite1.1, whole genome shotgun sequence genomic DNA:
- the LOC126203467 gene encoding uncharacterized protein LOC126203467: MERTLLSVLVVAVCLGVCSAQVSCPDQCLELSNDIHGPDFSLGDLIRYYTFACWRCSNYQTTTSTTTSESATASTESSSDTEATSSEGSGSARINARPHLHSARERALLHSSGSRINARRHLSSASARPSLYA; encoded by the exons ATGGAGAGAACACTCCTTTCCGTACTTGTTGTCGCTGTGTGTCTAG gCGTTTGCTCAGCCCAGGTGTCGTGTCCTGATCAATGCTTGGAGCTATCAAATGACATACAtggtcctgatttttctttag GTGATCTCATCAGATACTATACCTTTGCTTGTTGGCGATGCAGTAACTACCAG ACAACAACGTCAACCACAACATCGGAATCAGCAACAGCATCTACGGAGTCGTCTTCAGATACAGAGGCCACATCGTCTGAGGGCAGTGGGTCGGCACGCATCAACGCACGACCACATCTACACAGCGCTAGAGAGAGGGCTTTACTCCACAGTTCAGGGTCTCGCATCAATGCACGACGGCACCTATCCAGCGCCAGTGCGCGACCTTCACTCTACGCTTGA